The window CGggaggccccaatcggccctgaacgctggccaggcccagggaccctatctgtgcacgaatttcatgcaccaggcctcttgtgttaattatatttaaaatgcaacaTGAACAGTTGtgttaaatactattttaaaaagacaatcttCTGGCCCAGCCGCTGTGGCCGAGTggttgaaccaagaggtccccagttcgattccaggcagGACACATGCACGGgtgtttcaggctggatccccagcagggggcatgaaggaggcagctgatcgatgtttctctctcatcagtgtttctgtctccctatccctcttccctcctttctcttaaaaaatcagtaagaacatataTGTgtgaatacatatatacatacacacacacacacacacacacacacacacacatatgtattttttagagACAATTTTCCATTGGAAAGACTCCACACACTTACTCCTTCATAATGCCAGGTAAGAAAGCTGTCATTGTAACATGCCTGCTATCCCTTAAATACTTGAGAAAAAAACAGAGAAGAGTGGCAAGAACTTACACTTGTGATCTCATCCTTACAGAATGCTATGGCTTCAGGCTGCTTGCTGGGAGGGAAGGCTGCTTCAAAAGCATCTTTTGCTGCAGACGCGGCTGGTGCGTACGTGTCACACTGAGCTATGAGCCAATAGCccattaaactttttaaataaggAGCCAAGTGTTTCTTAACTTTGAGGATAAGTTTTTCAAAAGCTTGCTGTGTGGCTTCTCGAACCCGGCGGTCATGGTCCTATTGAAAGTATAAGATGGTTTAAAACAGCTCTAGCTCATTAAAACAAGTATAAATAATTCTGTACATGCTATGATGACCCCTTAATAAGAATTCAACTATGTACAGAGCTAAACAAAAGTCAGTAACTATGTGAAgtaattaatttatttcctttcccttctcccaaTGAGATAAGAACTATATTGAAGACTGAGTCAAGGCTAGGCCTTAACCCaagagtggggaaccttttttcagacaagggctatttggatatttatgacatcattggagggccatacaaaattatcaacttaaaaatcagcctgctatatttggtcaaacatttaattaactcaccactAATGCCtggcagggccggaccaaatgATTTTACGGGCCTTATAAGACCCGTGGGCCAGACATTCCCTACCCCTGTCTTAAACAATGAAGCAACTGATTCTCATTTTCTGCATCAAATATACAAAGAAATTAAGCCACCCAAATTTACTGTGACTGGAAAGTATTTGGGTAATTTTGACCTAATTTTTGAAAACACAGACTCCCTATACACATCTTACAATGTGTAATTATGATCCAATCTACATAACAATACTGACATAACATTTCATTATCCTCACCAAAAATGTCCTATATACCTGACAGTCtctataatttcaataaaaaaaatatacaacagTCCTGCCggatagttcagttggttagtgtGTTGTCCTGAAagaccaaagttgtgggttcaatccccagtcagggcacatgtatgAATCAACCAATCTATacgtataaaagcctaagtgaccattacaactggtcgaccaaacgaccagtcactatgatgcacactgactaccagggggcagacactcaatgcaggagctggcccctggtggtcagtgcgcttccacagccaacctcccgtggccagccaatctcctgcgcTCCCTCCCGCCGGCTggcccggtggtcagtgcactcccacagccaacctccggcgaccagccaacctcccacggttcctccctccagctggctggccctgatcggcccctatCAGGACTGGTGAGACAGCCCCGATcgccccaattgccagccaggccgagtgACCCCACCCgttcacgaattcatgcactgggcctctaataaatacgtaaataaatggaacaacgaattgatgtctctctctctcttcctccctccctctgggcccctctctctctccctttaaggccctcctctctctaaaagtcaatttttgaaaaatacaacaaaaataagCCAGTAAAGTCTTGATACTTACAAGTGAAATTTTGCAAAATATTCTTGGCCAGTATGGAAGAACTCCTTTTACaatttctgtatctctctctgtACACATAGTTCCAAATTCTTGCATAGCCTAAAGTAAATTATTAACATTGTTAAGGATCAACAGCCATAATATTGGCTTTTGATTAAATTTTATTCTGTTCTAGAAACTTCATCTGTTTTATTTAACAGGAGAATACATTGTTTCTATTTGTGCTATATAGAACTAATTTGAAGAGTTCCTTTACAAGCTAGTATGGTAGaaaattttaagttgtttttaaaaagatagatatACTATCTTTATAATTTATAACCTAGAAGGTAAATGCAAACTACGCTTAAGTCTGTGTGTCAGAAAAAAGTGCAACTGTGAAAGAAATTACTAGTGATGATTCATTTCTCTCTACATGAAACATGCCAATGATATCTTAATAAAAGGATTGTCTTCATCATTTTCATGAAAGCAAGAAAACTTACTTTTAATTTCGTGGTGACATCTTTCTTAGAAAGTTTCCGCAGCACCATTCGGAAATCAGAATCCACAAGGTTGTCTATTTCCTCAGCTCCTTGAACGGCAGGAACGTAGCCCAGGTCACTCTGAAACGTTCCGAAACCAATGAATCCAGGCACGGTTCCCTGTTCTTTGGCTAGAAGTTCTGCAGCTCGGCCACTGTTTGAAGGCTgataagaaaggagagaaaaaatgtcCGAGACCAGGAAGAGTTCACAATTTAACTTTGAGTTCTTGAGAGTCGCCCCTTGGTAATTCCCAGGGGAGAACAAGCTTTCACTTGGGAACTTCTTCTTCCTAGCCTACGATTTCACTGCCGTGTTCCCCAAAGGTGAATGTCTCTGTCACCAAGAGGTTATCAGTAATGACCTTAGCACACTGCggacggatcacgagaattcCTGGGTTTTCATAtcacacagtgttttacaaagcatcatactttaaaaagatatcagCTTGGAAGAACatataataaataacttcaaaataccACGGGTGTTTAATTTTAAGGTGTGcctttaatatttatgtaaaacgttttttgtactcgttcaatagaaacttatctggccactgggtaacgCTAGCAATAAAAttactggtccgcaatgtgttaggAGCCATTTCCTGGTTTCCTAAACATCggaaaaatgttctttaaactGGGTACATGATATCAAGTTAATGAGTCATGACAGCATTTTTAAAGACacagattaaaatatttaaaagcagaGAATGCCTCACGAATGGGAGGCCCAAGTATGGCTTTATCAAATGTCTTACTTCCCATGTTTgtataaataatatgtatatgCGCTTGTATACTGTGTAATAATGCAGAATTAACTCACAATGGTTACAAGTTACATTATTATGGacataaaaatcaatacaattattttgttttgaaccATAATCAGTGGTCTGCTTGACTGATACACAAAGTGGTAGACTCTTAGCACTAAAAGGGATTAGTTGTGACAGAAAGAACATATTTAACTGTTGAAAGAAATTCACATACTAGCATTGTCATCAAATAGGAAGATGCCTCAGGTCAATGTCCAGGATGACATTACAATCCATCTAAACTTATCTGTTTTTCTCTGTAAGAATGTTCAAAAGGACTATCCAGATGTGTGATTCAGTTTGCTTGTACCTAACAAAATTGTGTATGGAAAACTTATTTGTCAAGGAATATTCTGGGTTACTTTCTAAACTAAAATGAGTGACCAGAAATGGAAATGATGGCctgaattacatttttttcaaaacagcAGCATTTAAGACTAATTGCAAAATAGGTTCTCTATTTTAAAACCTTATTTAAATGAGCATTATTCAATTCGTCTTTCTCAATATTGACGCATGCACAAAAAGCTACAAAGAAAGTTAGTGAACTAAAATACAATTCTGAAAACTAAATATGATGACcttaggacaggggtcctcaaaccacggccgcgggccacatgcaaatacaaatattgtatttgctcccgttttattttttacttcaaaataagatatgtgcagcgtgcataggaatttgttcatagttgttttttttaaactatagtccggccctccaccggtctgagggacagggaactggccccCTTTTTAAatggtttgaggacccctgccccagGACATCCAAATTTTATCCATAACCCCATTGTAAACAGCTGTATGATACAACAGAATGAAGTAGTATAAAAAACTAACTATTGCTCAAAGCTAAAGGAGAAAGGCTGAATTCTGAACTGACCTGAATTATCAGAGCTGGACAGCGAAGGAGAAAAGCTATCCCATTTCTAGTTTCCAATTTAAAAGTAACAAATCAGTTCAATGTTCTGATTGTATCTTTTACTCAATGGCCACTTGGAGTTTAAAATACAGTTACTGTTTCTTTTCACTTACTCTATTGTATCTCAGATGGTCATACCCACAGCTCAGAAATCAAGAACCTTGATTTTCTTTCTGGCAGTTACTTTTCTTACACACCCAGCTCACTCTTGTGCCTGTCTTCCAGTTTTTAGACGACCATAGCACTAACTGATTCTAGCAATTATTATCAAAGAATGCCACAACTATCAGATGAAAGTTTGTGGGAGAGAACAAGGTATTTGAATGGCGAGCTTGTGTCTACAGTTTAAACACCAAACTCAGAACATATCTGTCCCCCGCTGGTCCCGATCGTTTCAGGAATGTTCTCCTGCCACCCTTTCCTTCCCTTGCCTCAACTGAGCTGCCTCAATTTATGTTCCAGTCCCAGAGTGAACGCAAGGGTCCCTGAACAAGCTATGCCCTTTCACAGTCACAATTCCGTCTTCGCATAATCTTTTCTCTCCACCCGAAAACCTCTCCATTTTAATTGTCTGACCAACTCCTACTCACCCTTCAAAACACACTCATGTTTTCAACATCTGCCTCCCTCAGGTCGATCCCCATTCTTTTTCTATTCCCCCACTTCCTTCCTACTCATACCTCTATCATAATTCTCTAATGTATTACCATTATTTATATACTAATCGGTGCCTGTCATCGAGAAAATGGGCCCCAGCCAGTTTccccaatggttagagcattggtccgcAGACTAAAGACTCTCGGATTCAATTCCGGTgaatggcatgtacctgggttgcaggctcgatccccagccctggtcagggcgcatgcagtaggcaaccattcacattgatgtttctctctctgtatctccccctcccttccactctctctaaaaatcagtgggaaaaatattctaaggtgaggattaaccaaagggaaggggacatctgtctATCACTTGAATACTTGGCATTCAGGATTCAAGATCGTCTGCTGAATCAATGACTGCCACTCAAATCCCAACTCCACAACTCCTGGTTACATGAACTTAGGTAAATTCATTTCTTAAGTCTCAGTaccattgtttttaaaatgagataacTGTAGCTAACTCGTTATTTGGGTTGTTGTCAAGATTAAACATAAGTTTTTAGACTACCATAGCAATAACTGATCCCAGAAATTACTACCAAAGAATGCTAAAACTATTAGATGAAAGTTTGTGGGAGAGAACAAGGTATTCCCAGTCTCAAACTaccacttaatatatttttaattagagacccaatgcacgaaattcgtgcatgggggtaaggggggatccttcagcccagcctgtgccctcttgcaatccgggacccctcgctcctaaccgcccgcctgctcactccttacctcTTGGCTCACCAccccttagcgctgccacggagacgggagaggctcccatcaccaccgctgcactcaccagccgtgagcctggcttctggctgagcagtgctcccactgtgggagcacattgaccaccagggggcagctccagcatcgagcatctgccccctggtggtcagtgcggtcatagcgaccagtagttCTGGTTCTGCCATAAAGGTTGctgggcatatatatatacatacatacatatacatatatatatagactagtggcccggtgcatgaaattcatgcaaggcgggcgggggggggggggaggtggggtgtccctcagcccaccctgcaccctctccaatctgggacagccctctcgcaattcaggaccgctggcttctaaccgctcacctgcctgcctgcctgatcgcccctaactactctgcctgccagcctgctcgctccaactgcccccctcccactgacctgatcatccctaactgcccccccttgccaacctactcacccccaactgccccccccactggcctgatagaccccaactgccccccccccgccagcctgctcaccccaactaccccccccccgacctgattgcccctaactgccctccccgccaGCATGCTCACATCCAACTGCCCCTtccaccagcctgatcacacccaactgccctcccctcctggcttgattgcccctaaccgcctctgcctccatggcttcgtccggaaggtctccgGGAAGGTcccccagtctaattagcatatttcccttttattagtatagaggcctggtgcatgggtgggggctggctggtctgtTCTGAAGggggtcccggatcagggtagggtcCCCTTGGAGGGCAtagctggcctgggtgaggggcctggggtggtttgcaggctggctacacccccttcagggtgggggtctctgtgtgtgggcatggccagcctgggcgaggggctgagggccgtgcccccggctttgtccagaaggacgtccagaaggtctctggaaggtctcccggtctaattagcatattactcttttattaatatagataaccAATGGAAAAAGTTCTCTTCATCAAGTAAAGAAACAAATACCACCAGTAATGAGAGAAACAGGCTATGACACAGGGAGAAAGTCAGAGCTCCATCTACAAAGCATTCCTGCCAAAATGGCTTAACCTGAATCAAATCATAAGGAACAACGAGACAATTCTAAGTTAAGCAAAACAATTGGCCTAGAGACTCTTCCAAACTGTCCATGTCATAACAGAACACCCTCCACCAGGGGAAGAAAAGCTGGGAAACTGTCAAGATCTAAGTAACAAAAGGGAATGAGGGGTCTCTGGCTGGATCttggatgtttttttatttttatttcttaaaaatcctttaaaatatgtttttattggtttgagagcgagagagggagaggggagaacatTGAGTTGACTACAGAAGTCTGAATACAATGCTGTATCCTATCCGCTAACAGTATTATACGGAAGTTACACTTTTCTGCGTGTTATAATTGCTCGCGGTTACGGAGAAtggcattatttttataatacacgTGAAGTACTTTGGAGTTGAATTTCTGCAAGTAATTCTCATATGGTTCAACAAAAAACATACATTAGACAGAGGAAGCAAATATGGCCAATTATTGGCGCCTGGCGAGTCTAGGTAACGAATATATTGGTTGTCGTTGTAACAGTCTTGCGTATTATTCCCTAGTActcttttccttatatttggaacatttaaaaaacaaaacactgaggacgtttttaaaataaaacgGCCCGGCTCCGTGAGGAGTCCGTGCGGCTGCAGAAGGGACGGGAAGAGGCGGGAGGGCGAGAGCCTGCCCGGGACCCCGGCGCGCAGGCTCCGTCGGCAGCCTCCCACCCACCGAGTCCGCGGCCCGGCTCGCCCCGCAGGCGCCCTCCCGGTGCCGCTGCACCGACGCATCTGCTCAAGAAAGTGTGTGCGCGGGGGCAGCTCGGCGTGgcaccccctcctctctctccgcCACCTGCTCACCGGCCCCGCCGCAGGGACGCAGGCGGGAGGCCacacgccccccgccccgcggcccTGCCCCGCGCGGCCGGCCACCCGCTCTCACCCGCAGGTTCCCTTTGGTCCGCTGCTTGTTCTTCCCGCCCATGGTCGCGACCTCCGCCACACTCAGCCCGCAGCCCCCGGGTTGACACAGCCGGGCCACCACTTCCGGCCCTGCCTCCGGAAGCGGTCACAGAACAACTTCCCGGCCCTCCCCTTCCGGCGCCCACCCCGGTCTTCCTGCCGCCCCACTTctgctcccgcctcccgcctcccgccgcgGCCTTGACTACCTTCCGCATCACCTCACAATTAGAGCCACGTCTCCCTGAGTGACGTCACCCCTGTCCAATAGGAAGCCGAGCCTGGGCCCACAGTGCTGACTCTCCGCTTCCTCAGCGGCAGGAGGCGAGATTGGttccgggggaggggaggctggccgTGTTCTCCCACCCACAAGGGTGGCAGTAGGacactatccattgagccaaactgcctagggcagtGTGAGATTTTGAAATGCAATCATCAGCATCATCTGGGTGTTTGTTAGAAACGCAGGCTATTAAATCActtcctatctctaaaaatcaataaaaacatacttaaaaaagaaTACTATTGTTTGTATAGgaattacttttataaataaaagtggACATGTAGCCAATGTTTTCTGCTCACACTGTTTTCTAtagatttttaacttttaatcatAATTTGATTTGGCATTAATAGTTTCTTTTAAGGATAACACTTTCTTCACAGATGATTCTAATTCCAGACATATTACCGAAATAATACATAGAAAAATTGTCATTATGGAATGAATACACATATTGAACAGTTTTACATTTCAGGATCtttatatcaaatatatattcaCTTTTAAAGTCTAAGGAAGCCATATTGCTCTAACATTTAACTGGCTTCTTACAGCTTTTATTGTGTCTCTTACATTAATGTAGGTAGGACCATCTaacttgctgttttcttttttgctactACTCTCACCCATTTTCAAAGGAATTTACTAATCATGAGGTTGGAACATCTGTACTTTCTTGGTCACTGTCAATAATCCAATGTCTAAATTTGACAGGTTTGTCTCAAGGAAGGaaactaatatattattatattctaTGTGTTTTTGTTACACTTGAGATCTGTGTATCTGTACATAGCAGTGtgctttttcttaaaacaatgtacagcctggctggtgtggctcagtggttgagcgccgacctatgatccaggaggtcatggctcaattctggtcagggcacatgcctgggtttctggcttgatccccagtgtggggtgtgcagaaggcagccaataaatgattctctctcattactcatgtttctatctctccctctcctttcctctctctgaaatcaataaaaacattttttaaaaagagattgagCTCAGTGAGGTGAACTCAGGAACAGAGCATTaagtatacacaaatatatatgagCTGCAAACTCTACTTAAGAAATACTTCACGTATTTGTGTATCAAATGGTTGGGGTAGATTAAACCTTTgaggtccaattttatttttggagttcaaacagtctggtccaaattaattgatgggattgaatgttgaaccggtttgcggtgtcgacctcagcctcgacgttggacctgctcctagcgcccggtctgtcgagtcagcctccatgttggaccgaaaagggttaaaaaCTAAAGctttcaaaaatttatttggCAAAATAGCTTCCCACTGCTAGTAAGTGGCacagaaatataaataagatGGTTTTTATTTCATAACTAGAAGCCcatgtagggtccctaggcctgactggcggtcagggccggccggggccttccttcattccacgccaccccctggtggtcagcgcacatcattgggagcgatcgaactcctggtcttttatattaggcttttatatagatgaTAAGCTCTCTACAGCGAGGCAGGGGCTGGTGCTGGATCAGCAGCTCACCACAGGCGCTGGCATCTCTGTGGTTCTCCTGGCCCTTCCTGCCCTCGTGGATGAAGGGGCTACTGCAGCTCCAACCATCAGCCTTGGTGTTGCAGCAAAAAGAGGGGTAAGACGTGCTCTTGCTGTGTCAATCATATTCACCAGGAAAGCAAAAGTTTTACCAGGCAACCCATAGCCAAAGCCCTATCCCCAGGCCACCTGAGCTTCGAGCGAGGCTGGGAGAGCTCATGGAGGCAGGTAAACGGCAGGGGTCAGAGAACGGGTGGCAAGTTGGACTACCAATATTATCTCACTCAAGTCAAAttaatttctctttcaaaatgGGTAGATATGCCAGGGTATTCCTGTCAGTAATTTTAAGATTATAAATAAAGCCTCAGTTCTGCTTTCAATCAGGACAATTTTTAACAGATGCACTTGAGCTATGctactttttctcttcttttacccCTAACATTTTAGAACGGACTGAAGGAAAATTACTGAATCTTTCTAGAAAGAGTGGGTAAAAACAGTGACAAAATACTTTCAGTGACTCCTCTGCTCAGCTACTGTCCTTCCACACCAAAGAACATCTGGAAAACATCCCCGCATCCACTGGCATTTAAAAATTGATACAGCTGACCAAAGTCCATGTGGTTTCCTCTGGCTCCACCAACACtgaacattttttcttcaaaaactgaaaattttttccatctttcCATTTCATCATTTGTACCATCCAAAGGAATGTCTTCTCGATGGCGAATCAAAATTCTCTTccagtttaattttttgagtctgaaaagaaattttcaaagtagAAAATTTGAAACTTGTGTTGTGCATTCAAGAACACTGAAAACATTACTTTCCTAGAAGGGTAGACATCTATTTTACAATCTCAGGGATTCATTTTAATCAAATGTGATTCTGGTCATAATCCTGTCCCCAAAGTTACTTGTTGCATTGTCACTGATACAGAAAGTACTAATTCTCAAACCCCCCAAAGGGACACCTCGGATACTCATTTAGGAAACCAGTAGAGAAGTTTGGGATTAGAAACTCCCATGCCTCGCAGGGAATACGCAGCTTATGACGAGGAAGAGTCAGATCCATGGGCAGGGAGGGCCTTGATGCAACATCTCTTTACAGAACCCTCCCATGTGCACTGTGTCCGATGAGCGAAGTGATGTGACCACGTGTGAGTTCTCCTTTGTCCAATGACTTGAGACTGAATTCCCAAAGGCACCACCCAGGGAAATACTTATTTTACATCTCCAGGATCTAGTTGAGAACTGAGATGATTGGCACGGCACACAGAGTTTGTGCGAGTGCACCCACCTTGACCAGAATTCCTCACAAGCACCGTGAGGGCCTTCCACACAGACGACGCCTGGCTTCCCAGGCATGCTAAACCCAGACAGGGAGAGCTCCTTCGCCCACTGCAGAATATCCTTTCGTTTGCATTTGTTGTAGATGTGATGGCTGTAGATCCAGAGTCTCGTGAGAATGACATGGACAGGCTGGACTGTACTTTctggaatggggggaggggcggggtctcTGCTGACATAGCCACAGGCGTGTTCTCTAACCCAATCGGTGGCATTCAGTATACAGACGTCTCCAAGGCAATGCTTCTGCAGGTAAGCGGTCAGATCTGTGTTCAGCTGAGTCTGCTGGGATCTACTTAATAATACTGACCTGGTAGAAAAGATATGGGATAAAACATTAAATCAATTTTCTTGGAACAGAAAACAAACTCAAGAATTGCTATTATTCTCCGATTAATTTTGACCTTAAAAGCTAGCCAGTTCCTGTAACACACCTGACAGTGATTTCAGGCAGAACTGCAGGGTATTCAAAGGGAAGAATACAGGCCAGAGAAAACACCACCTGatcaaaagagaaggaaaatgccCTCAGCGTTAAGTCTCGATGTGTTTCAATTCTCCAAAAAGCAAAGCTGCATTACCACTGTGTCC is drawn from Myotis daubentonii chromosome 3, mMyoDau2.1, whole genome shotgun sequence and contains these coding sequences:
- the RWDD2B gene encoding RWD domain-containing protein 2B isoform X1 — its product is MVEIEQAEAQLSELDLLASMFPGENELTVNDQLAVAELKDCIEKGTMEGRSSNVYFTINMNLDMSADTVVFSLACILPFEYPAVLPEITVRSVLLSRSQQTQLNTDLTAYLQKHCLGDVCILNATDWVREHACGYVSRDPAPPPIPESTVQPVHVILTRLWIYSHHIYNKCKRKDILQWAKELSLSGFSMPGKPGVVCVEGPHGACEEFWSRLKKLNWKRILIRHREDIPLDGTNDEMERWKKFSVFEEKMFSVGGARGNHMDFGQLYQFLNASGCGDVFQMFFGVEGQ
- the RWDD2B gene encoding RWD domain-containing protein 2B isoform X2, translating into MVEIEQAEAQLSELDLLASMFPGENELTVNDQLAVAELKDCIEKGTMEGRSSNVYFTINMNLDMSADTVVVFSLACILPFEYPAVLPEITVRSVLLSRSQQTQLNTDLTAYLQKHCLGDVCILNATDWVREHACGYVSRDPAPPPIPESTVQPVHVILTRLWIYSHHIYNKCKRKDILQWAKELSLSGFSMPGKPGVVCVEGPHGACEEFWSRLKKLNWKRILIRHREDIPLDGTNDEMERWKKFSVFEEKMFSVGGARGNHMDFGQLYQFLNASGCGDVFQMFFGVEGQ